Proteins encoded in a region of the Benincasa hispida cultivar B227 chromosome 2, ASM972705v1, whole genome shotgun sequence genome:
- the LOC120070663 gene encoding nuclear cap-binding protein subunit 1 has product MSSWKSLLLRIGDKSPEYGTSSDFKDHIETCFAAIRRELDHYGDEVLPFLLQCVEQLPHKTPLYGTLIGLLNLENEDFVKKIVEKTHTSFQDALNSGHCHKIRILLRFLTALMSSKVLLSTSLVVVFETLLSSAATTVDDEKGNPAWQARADFYITCILSCFPWGGAELVEQVPEELERVMVGVEAYLSIRRHTLDTGLSFFEDDGEVEKTLNEKDFLEDLWGRIQMLSTDGWKVDSVPRPHLLFEAQLVAGKSHEFGTINCPEQPDPPSTLSGITYGKQKYDAELNYPQRIRRLNIFPSSKFEDVQPIDRFVVEEYLLDVLLFLNGCRKECASFMVGLPVPFRYEYLMAETIFSQLLMLPQPPFKPIYYTLVIIDLCKALPGAFPAVVAGAVRALFEKIADLDMECRIRLILWFSHHLSNFQFIWPWEEWAYVLELPKWAPQRVFVKEVLDREVRLSYWDKVKQSIENAPGLEELLPPKSGPSFKFSTEDDGEKSEQHALSAELYNLVKGRAPAREIISWLDESVIPKHGLDVSLVVVVQTLLDIGSKSFTHLITVLERYGQVISRICHDVDKEILVISEVGSYWKNNTQMTAIAIDRMMGYRLISNLSIVKWIFSSENIQQYHTSDRPWEILRNVLCKTYNRISDLRKEISSLKKDIIAAEEAVARTEEELSAAESKLALVDGEPVLGENPVRLKRLKSYAGRAKEQEISIRDSLEAKEALLARALEENETLFLSLYKSFSSILTERLPAASSAQTLQDLKSINPADANAMDVEEPSAMEMDNEDSRPEKSHLNGRTEHSYTVGENEQWCLTTLGYVKAFSRQYASEIWPHIEKLDAEVLLSEDSHPLFRKAVYSGLRRSLDSI; this is encoded by the exons TTCCTTCTGCAATGTGTTGAACAATTGCCTCATAAGACTCCTCTGTACGGGACACTG ATTGGATTACTGAATTTGGAAAACGAAGACTTCGTGAAGAAAATTGTGGAGAAAACTCACACAAGTTTTCAG GATGCCTTAAACTCTGGACATTGCCACAAGATCCGGATTTTGTTACGGTTTCTAACTGCATTG ATGAGCAGTAAAGTTCTGCTGTCCACATCTCTAGTTGTTGTTTTTGAAACATTACTATCTTCAGCTGCCACAACGGTGGATGATGAGAAGGGAAACCCTGCATGGCAGGCACGTGCTGACTTTTACATAACTTGCATTCTTTCTTGTTTTCCCTGGGGAGGCGCTGAACTGGTTGAG CAAGTTCCTGAAGAGCTTGAGAGGGTTATGGTTGGAGTAGAAGCTTACTTAAGCATTCGAAGGCATACCTTGGACACTGGCTTATCCTTTTTTGAGGATGATGGTGAAGTTGAGAAAACTCTTAACGAGAAG GATTTTTTAGAAGATTTATGGGGTCGTATACAAATGTTATCTACCGATGGATGGAAAGTGGACAGTG TTCCAAGGCCTCACCTTCTATTTGAAGCTCAACTAGTTGCTGGGAAGTCTCATGAATTTGGAACCATCAACTGTCCGGAGCAACCTGATCCACCTTCAACACTATCTGGCATCACTTATGGTAAACAGAAGTATGATGCAGAGTTAAATTATCCTCAAAGGATACGTCGACTTAATATATTTCCATCTAGTAAATTTGAG GATGTACAACCTATTGATCGCTTTGTCGTGGAGGAGTATCTTTTAGACGTGCTTCTTTTCCTCAATGGCTG TCGAAAGGAATGTGCATCTTTCATGGTTGGCCTTCCTGTACCTTTTAGATACGAGTATCTTATGGCAGAGACAATTTTCTCGCAG CTACTCATGCTACCACAACCGCCATTCAAGCCTATTTATTATACTCTGGTCATTATTGACCTTTGTAAG GCTCTTCCTGGGGCCTTTCCTGCAGTTGTAGCTGGTGCAGTTCGTGCCCTATTTGAGAAAATAGCTGATTTAGACATGGAATGCCGCATACGGTTGATACTTTGGTTTTCACACCATTT ATCGAACTTTCAATTTATATGGCCATGGGAAGAATGGGCTTATGTATTAGAACTTCCAAAATGGGCCCCACAAAGAGTGTTTGTGAAGGAGGTTCTGGATCGAGAGGTCCGTCTATCATATTGGGATAAAGTAAAACAG AGCATTGAGAATGCACCTGGTTTAGAAGAGTTGCTACCTCCCAAGAGTGGACCAAGCTTCAAATTTTCCACTGAAGATGATGGAGAAAAAAGTGAACAACATGCACTGTCTGCTGAATTATACAATTTGGTGAAAGGACGGGCTCCAGCACGTGAAATAATTTCCTGGCTGGATGAAAGTGTAATTCCGAAGCATGGTTTGGATGTTTCTCTCGTGGTGGTTGTGCAAACTCTTCTGGATATTGGGTCAAAGAGTTTCACTCATTTGATAACGGTCTTGGAGAGATATGGACAAGTTATTTCAAGAATATGCCATGATGTGGATAAGGAGATCTTGGTTATATCTGAGGTGGGTTCTTACTGGAAGAATAATACTCAAATGACGGCGATAGCAATTGACAGAATGATGGGTTATAGGTTAATTTCCAATTTGTCCATCGTTAAATGGATCTTTTCTTCAGAAAACATTCAGCAATATCATACATCAGATCGTCCATGGGAG ATATTAAGGAATGTGTTGTGCAAGACGTATAATCGTATTTCTGATCTTAGAAAAGAAATATCCTCCCTGAAGAAAGATATTATTGCAGCTGAAGAAGCTGTTGCTAGGACAGAGGAAGAATTGAGTGCTGCTGAATCAAAGCTGGCACTTGTGGATGGTGAACCTGTTTTGGGAGAGAATCCCGTGAGATTGAAGCGATTGAAATCTTATGCTGGAAGAGCAAAAGAGCAGGAGATATCGATACGGGACTCTTTAGAAGCCAAAGAAGCTCTTCTTGCTCGAGCTCTCGAGGAGAATGAG ACATTGTTTCTATCTTTGTACAAAAGCTTTTCCAGTATATTGACAGAACGCCTTCCAGCTGCATCTAGCGCACAAACTCTGCAGGATTTGAAGTCTATTAATCCTGCTGATGCGAATGCAATGGACGTTGAAGAACCATCAGCCATGGAGATGGACAATGAAGACTCAAGACCTGAAAAAAG TCATTTGAACGGTAGAACAGAGCATTCCTACACTGTAGGTGAAAATGAACAATGGTGTTTAACCACCTTGGGATATGTCAAGGCCTTCTCGAGGCAATATGCTTCAGAG ATATGGCCACACATTGAGAAGTTGGATGCAGAAGTTTTATTATCAGAAGATTCACACCCACTTTTCAGGAAAGCAGTCTACAGCGGCCTTCGTCGATCATTGGACTCGATCTAA